One segment of Desulfosudis oleivorans Hxd3 DNA contains the following:
- a CDS encoding four helix bundle protein — protein sequence MALGHEKLDVYRLAIRYVAWVYENAGHLNGVHRSAREQWLRASQSIPLNIAEGNGKTAGADRRRYFEIARGSALECAAIQDVLVVGRGLQEEESRERKLELDRIVAMLSRLGGRGYCVGEEAEPYGHDENDPDPDSDPDGNRP from the coding sequence ATGGCACTGGGACACGAAAAACTGGACGTTTACCGTCTTGCTATCCGTTATGTCGCCTGGGTTTATGAAAATGCCGGCCACCTGAATGGGGTCCATCGGTCCGCGCGAGAGCAGTGGCTTCGCGCCAGTCAGTCGATACCGCTGAACATTGCCGAAGGAAACGGCAAAACAGCGGGGGCGGATCGAAGGCGGTACTTTGAAATCGCCCGTGGTTCGGCGCTGGAGTGCGCCGCAATTCAGGATGTTCTGGTGGTCGGAAGGGGATTGCAAGAAGAAGAGAGCCGGGAACGCAAACTTGAACTGGATCGTATTGTCGCCATGCTCAGCCGTTTGGGTGGTAGAGGTTATTGCGTCGGTGAAGAGGCCGAACCCTACGGGCATGACGAAAACGATCCCGATCCCGATAGCGATCCCGATGGCAACAGACCATAG
- a CDS encoding right-handed parallel beta-helix repeat-containing protein — protein sequence MKRFLNSSLILLMFVFVLGAPAAVCADTTVGGAITSNTTWTAANSPYLVTETIYVYSSARLTIEPGVTVRFDSGTALWIAHYNNDGSNTYRGSLTAEGTSESKIIFTSSSGSASGWQGIIFGPRSDDYVSSNMQYCVIENAGETNELGAQANVHLSYTGSGGAVAFDHVEIKNSGGSGLFSSYSTLNLLNCTLSGNTGHGLYAEYSVIDATDTDAVENGETGYCISVSTGDIDGGNASDNDGHGIMAENGTVATFSNMTMADNAGYGIYTDDFESYLTICHNTFDNNTDYPARISAQSAIYENTFSNSQKTGIEQIGGTVTTRHIRWYLPGSGDAQPYIHSGITAVRSSRYLMIDPGVTVRFKSGAGLEIAHYNSDGSNNYRGGLMVNGSTEQPVMFTAYSGEAGGWRGVILGPRSDDLMTSTVSGLTIEKAGESNSNGVSANLMLYYAGGNNTSFTDCCFNGGTGHGVACDYSSFSWAGGGASDNGENGLFIDSTSFSGSDLTVSGNQAEGVHCQSSSGGITDSTIADNTGYGIFLNASSLTVTGNTISGNGSYAIYYDIAASNPVIQDNTLSNNIDPGIQISGGEMMGNHTLYEQAGEAFYTVNDAHLSVRNARQLTVEPGVTLKFASGLGLWIAHPSNDGSNTYRGSLIAAGTPEARIVFTSATGDEDGWQGIVFGPRSDDVSVSTMQYCVVENAGQTNILGKAANLHLSYTGNGFTFDHIDISGGGTGLYSYFSSIDGDYWYIFNNSDNGSVYESSSGTLTNSIVMNHPDAGVYISNTPLSVENCYIADNGSGLNVVGPSLPTVTGNVISGNSGSGMTAASVAAAVNASGNYWGDATGPYDPSDDSASGGWYNPDGNGDRVSDLVEYFPWTESIADSDGDGIPDFVEAILGTDTADTDNDDSAETSLIPQGGGSGGCFIDTVLPLCLNRG from the coding sequence ATGAAGCGGTTCTTAAACAGCAGTCTTATCTTATTGATGTTTGTTTTTGTTCTTGGGGCGCCTGCCGCCGTCTGCGCCGACACAACGGTGGGCGGCGCTATTACCAGTAATACGACCTGGACCGCAGCCAACAGTCCCTATCTGGTGACGGAGACGATTTATGTCTATTCTTCCGCCCGCCTGACCATTGAACCCGGCGTCACCGTCCGTTTTGATTCCGGCACAGCCCTTTGGATCGCCCATTACAACAACGATGGCAGCAACACCTATCGCGGTAGCCTGACCGCCGAAGGCACATCGGAGTCTAAAATTATTTTTACCTCTTCGAGCGGTTCTGCCTCCGGCTGGCAGGGGATCATCTTCGGGCCCCGGTCGGATGATTATGTCAGTTCTAACATGCAGTACTGTGTTATCGAAAATGCCGGCGAAACCAATGAACTTGGCGCGCAGGCCAATGTCCATTTGTCTTATACCGGCAGCGGCGGGGCGGTTGCCTTTGACCATGTTGAGATAAAAAACAGCGGCGGCAGCGGTCTTTTTTCCAGCTATTCCACCCTGAACCTGTTGAACTGTACCCTCTCCGGCAACACCGGGCATGGCCTTTATGCTGAATATTCGGTCATTGATGCAACAGATACCGATGCAGTCGAAAATGGAGAAACCGGGTACTGCATTTCCGTTAGCACCGGCGATATTGATGGCGGCAACGCCTCCGACAATGACGGTCACGGCATTATGGCGGAGAACGGGACGGTTGCAACGTTTTCCAACATGACAATGGCGGACAACGCCGGTTATGGCATTTATACCGATGATTTTGAATCGTATCTCACCATTTGCCACAATACTTTTGATAACAATACCGACTATCCGGCCCGGATCAGCGCCCAGAGCGCGATTTATGAGAACACATTCTCGAACTCACAAAAAACCGGCATAGAGCAGATCGGCGGAACGGTGACCACCCGGCATATCCGCTGGTATCTGCCGGGCTCGGGAGATGCCCAGCCCTATATTCACTCGGGCATTACCGCTGTTAGGTCTTCCCGTTATTTAATGATTGATCCGGGCGTGACCGTGCGGTTTAAATCCGGCGCCGGCCTTGAGATCGCTCATTACAACAGCGATGGCAGCAACAATTACAGGGGCGGACTCATGGTGAACGGCAGTACTGAACAACCAGTGATGTTTACCGCTTATTCCGGTGAGGCTGGCGGATGGCGCGGCGTCATCCTGGGACCGAGAAGCGATGATTTAATGACCTCCACGGTCAGCGGCCTGACCATTGAGAAAGCCGGAGAGAGCAATTCCAACGGTGTTTCCGCGAACCTGATGCTTTACTATGCCGGGGGCAACAATACCTCGTTTACCGACTGCTGTTTTAACGGCGGCACCGGCCACGGGGTTGCCTGCGATTATTCGAGCTTTTCCTGGGCCGGAGGCGGTGCGTCCGACAATGGTGAAAACGGCCTTTTTATCGACAGTACAAGCTTTAGCGGAAGTGACCTGACGGTTTCCGGCAATCAGGCGGAAGGTGTTCACTGCCAGTCGTCTAGCGGCGGTATTACCGACAGTACGATTGCCGACAACACCGGATATGGGATTTTCTTAAACGCCTCTTCACTTACCGTCACCGGCAACACTATATCCGGAAATGGTAGTTATGCCATTTATTACGATATTGCAGCATCCAACCCCGTTATTCAGGATAATACGCTTTCCAACAACATCGACCCGGGGATTCAGATCAGTGGTGGGGAGATGATGGGCAATCATACGTTGTATGAGCAAGCCGGTGAGGCTTTCTATACCGTCAACGACGCACACCTATCGGTGCGGAATGCCAGGCAGTTGACCGTGGAACCGGGGGTGACGCTTAAATTCGCATCCGGCCTGGGACTGTGGATCGCCCATCCTTCCAACGATGGTTCCAACACCTATCGCGGCAGCCTGATCGCCGCCGGCACCCCGGAGGCCAGGATTGTTTTCACTTCTGCCACCGGCGACGAAGACGGCTGGCAGGGCATTGTGTTCGGTCCCCGGTCGGATGATGTTTCTGTCTCTACCATGCAGTACTGTGTTGTTGAAAATGCCGGCCAAACCAACATCCTCGGCAAGGCGGCCAATCTCCACCTGTCTTATACCGGCAACGGTTTTACATTTGACCATATCGATATCAGCGGTGGCGGTACCGGGCTCTATTCATATTTTTCCAGCATTGACGGTGACTATTGGTATATTTTCAATAACAGCGACAATGGCTCGGTCTACGAGTCCTCATCGGGTACCCTGACCAACAGTATTGTTATGAACCATCCGGACGCGGGGGTATATATCAGCAACACTCCCCTGTCGGTGGAAAATTGTTATATCGCCGATAACGGCTCCGGTCTCAATGTTGTCGGTCCCTCCCTACCCACTGTTACCGGCAATGTTATTTCCGGTAACAGTGGGTCCGGTATGACGGCGGCATCCGTGGCCGCTGCCGTCAATGCCTCGGGCAACTACTGGGGCGACGCCACCGGCCCCTATGACCCTTCGGACGACAGCGCCTCAGGCGGATGGTATAATCCGGATGGAAACGGGGACCGGGTCAGTGACCTGGTTGAATATTTTCCCTGGACGGAGAGCATAGCGGACAGTGACGGAGATGGCATTCCGGATTTTGTGGAAGCCATTCTCGGCACCGATACGGCGGATACGGATAATGATGACTCTGCTGAAACCAGCCTCATCCCCCAGGGCGGCGGTAGCGGTGGATGTTTTATTGATACCGTTCTTCCCCTCTGTTTGAACAGAGGCTAG
- a CDS encoding DUF362 domain-containing protein, which produces MKKHTVSVVKYEKPLESVRKAVDLAGGLDHLPPKAKVFLKPNIVFWSKAVAFPKWGVITTSRVIEDMVVLLKERGIDDITIGEGIVCDPKDKETPVHAFKTLGYETLAKKYGIRHINVFDHDFEPVDLGDGVEFSFNTDMLHSDFVVDLPVMKTHNQTVVSLGIKNLKGVMDIPSRKKAHSPDAVKDLYFSIARLPDKLPPMLTLIDGIYTLERGPGFDGKPRPSNILVASTDVLSADMVGAKILGHDPAAIAYMVHAAANHNRPTDLSDVEVAGEPIDSVAAFHEYDFAYHEDADRCIPAPLVKDGIKGLYYRKFDSTMCTYCAAMNGIILSAIRYAWKGEPWDNIEVLTGKKMAPTPGMNKTILVGKCMYQEHKDNPVIQEMIPIKGCPPEPKTILKALLQAGIDANPALFEQIDQLPAFFMQKYAGNPEFDEAFFQVAP; this is translated from the coding sequence ATGAAAAAACACACCGTATCTGTTGTCAAATACGAAAAACCATTGGAATCGGTCAGAAAAGCCGTTGATCTCGCCGGTGGCCTGGACCATCTGCCCCCAAAGGCAAAAGTCTTTCTCAAGCCCAATATCGTGTTCTGGTCAAAGGCGGTGGCCTTTCCCAAGTGGGGGGTGATCACCACCTCACGGGTCATTGAGGACATGGTGGTGCTGTTAAAGGAGCGCGGCATCGACGACATCACCATCGGTGAAGGCATTGTGTGCGACCCGAAAGACAAAGAGACCCCGGTCCACGCCTTTAAAACCCTGGGCTATGAAACCCTGGCAAAAAAGTACGGGATCCGGCATATCAACGTGTTTGACCACGACTTTGAGCCGGTGGACCTGGGCGACGGTGTTGAATTTTCCTTTAACACCGACATGCTGCACAGCGATTTCGTGGTGGATCTGCCGGTGATGAAAACCCACAACCAGACCGTGGTGAGCCTGGGCATCAAGAACCTCAAAGGGGTGATGGACATTCCCTCCCGCAAAAAGGCCCACAGCCCGGACGCAGTAAAGGACCTCTATTTTTCCATTGCCCGGCTGCCCGACAAACTGCCCCCCATGCTCACCCTGATCGACGGCATTTACACCCTGGAGCGGGGGCCCGGCTTTGACGGCAAGCCCCGGCCCAGCAATATCCTGGTGGCCTCCACCGACGTTCTGTCCGCGGACATGGTAGGCGCGAAAATTCTGGGCCACGATCCGGCCGCCATTGCCTACATGGTTCATGCCGCGGCCAACCACAACCGGCCCACGGACCTGTCCGACGTTGAGGTGGCGGGCGAGCCCATCGACAGCGTGGCCGCGTTTCACGAATATGACTTTGCCTATCACGAGGACGCGGACCGGTGCATTCCGGCGCCCCTGGTCAAGGACGGCATCAAGGGGCTGTATTACCGCAAATTTGACTCCACCATGTGCACCTACTGCGCGGCCATGAACGGCATCATCCTGTCGGCCATCCGGTACGCGTGGAAAGGCGAGCCCTGGGACAACATCGAGGTGCTTACCGGAAAGAAAATGGCGCCCACCCCGGGCATGAACAAAACCATCCTGGTGGGAAAGTGCATGTACCAGGAACACAAAGACAACCCGGTGATCCAGGAGATGATTCCCATCAAGGGATGCCCGCCCGAGCCCAAAACCATTCTAAAAGCCCTGCTCCAGGCCGGCATCGACGCCAACCCGGCCCTGTTTGAGCAGATCGACCAGCTGCCCGCCTTTTTTATGCAAAAGTATGCCGGCAATCCCGAATTTGACGAGGCGTTTTTTCAGGTAGCGCCTTAA
- a CDS encoding class I SAM-dependent DNA methyltransferase, with translation MTSTPYQITFPKGPPADAGQGDQCFCVTTPDGNRQTIRCHDYGLIYSLPGLYEQVFCDRLACVSPQKVADVLEKVVGLCDVRVADLRVLDLGAGNGLVGEALSAKGVGRLVGADIIPEARMATERDRPGIYDAYYVTDFCRLSQEETAAFQSWSFNCLITVGALGFDDIPPRAFVAAYNMVETGGWVAFNIREDFLDKTDTSGFAGLVREMLFSRHMTVHHLERYRHRLSTDGRPLFYLAVAGRKRAHLPETAL, from the coding sequence ATGACGTCTACGCCATACCAGATCACGTTTCCAAAAGGCCCGCCTGCCGATGCGGGGCAGGGGGACCAGTGCTTCTGCGTGACAACGCCCGATGGAAACCGGCAGACCATCCGCTGCCATGATTATGGTCTTATTTATTCTCTGCCCGGGCTTTACGAGCAGGTGTTCTGTGACCGGCTTGCCTGCGTCTCTCCTCAGAAGGTGGCCGACGTGCTGGAAAAAGTGGTGGGCCTGTGCGATGTCCGGGTGGCAGACCTGCGCGTACTGGACCTGGGTGCGGGCAACGGCCTGGTGGGAGAAGCCCTGTCGGCAAAAGGGGTGGGCCGGCTGGTGGGCGCAGACATTATTCCCGAGGCCCGCATGGCCACGGAGCGGGACCGGCCCGGCATTTACGATGCCTATTACGTGACCGACTTTTGCCGGTTGTCTCAAGAGGAGACAGCGGCTTTTCAATCCTGGTCTTTTAACTGCCTGATCACCGTGGGGGCTCTTGGCTTTGACGACATTCCGCCCCGGGCCTTTGTTGCGGCCTACAACATGGTTGAGACGGGGGGATGGGTGGCCTTCAATATCAGGGAAGATTTTCTTGACAAGACTGATACCAGCGGGTTTGCCGGCCTGGTCCGGGAAATGCTCTTTTCCCGGCACATGACGGTTCACCACCTGGAACGGTACCGGCACCGCCTCTCCACAGACGGCCGTCCCCTGTTCTACCTTGCCGTTGCCGGCAGAAAACGGGCCCACCTGCCGGAAACTGCCCTCTGA
- a CDS encoding helix-turn-helix transcriptional regulator yields the protein MAQLLSTKELAQLLGIHEKKVYKLITEQRMPATKVTGKWLFPKHLVEQWIAANTINHPGEASCLIDTPSLLVVAGSNDILLDRAMALFMKHHPEITVVFGNLGSMGGLRALGRGVCHMASSHLVQEDEAEYNFSFAAKEMENMPAVVNFCFREQGLVLPKGNPKTVAGMADLARKKLTIVNRAHGTGTRLWFDRKLKEAGVSPGTLKGYDHDVQRHLDVGLEVLSGRADTGPAIRAVAQLLDLDFLPMHWERFDLLIPRSLFFDKKIQAFLSMLTDPAFTGLAETLAGYDLSKSGKMVYPQDQKKESA from the coding sequence ATGGCCCAACTGCTCTCCACAAAGGAACTGGCCCAGCTGCTGGGGATTCACGAAAAAAAAGTCTACAAGCTGATCACCGAACAGCGCATGCCGGCCACCAAGGTCACAGGCAAGTGGCTGTTTCCGAAACACCTGGTGGAGCAGTGGATCGCGGCCAACACCATTAACCATCCCGGCGAGGCCTCCTGCCTGATCGACACGCCTTCGCTGCTGGTGGTGGCCGGTAGCAACGACATCCTGCTGGACAGGGCCATGGCCCTGTTCATGAAACACCATCCCGAAATCACGGTGGTGTTCGGCAACCTGGGCAGCATGGGCGGCCTGCGGGCGCTGGGCCGTGGCGTATGCCACATGGCATCCTCCCACCTGGTCCAGGAGGATGAAGCCGAATACAATTTTTCCTTTGCCGCCAAAGAGATGGAAAACATGCCGGCGGTGGTCAACTTCTGTTTTCGCGAGCAGGGGCTGGTGCTGCCAAAGGGGAACCCGAAAACCGTGGCCGGCATGGCCGATCTGGCCCGCAAAAAGCTGACTATCGTCAACCGGGCCCATGGTACCGGTACCCGGCTCTGGTTTGACCGCAAGCTCAAAGAGGCGGGCGTATCTCCCGGTACGTTAAAAGGCTATGACCACGACGTGCAGCGCCACCTGGATGTGGGCCTGGAAGTGCTGTCCGGCCGGGCTGACACCGGTCCGGCCATTCGGGCCGTGGCCCAGCTGCTGGACCTGGATTTTCTGCCCATGCACTGGGAGCGGTTTGACCTGCTGATTCCCAGAAGCCTGTTTTTCGACAAGAAGATTCAGGCCTTTTTATCCATGCTTACCGACCCGGCCTTTACCGGCCTGGCCGAGACACTGGCCGGCTACGACCTGTCCAAAAGCGGGAAAATGGTCTATCCGCAGGACCAAAAAAAAGAATCGGCGTAA
- the tkt gene encoding transketolase, protein MATRKTAGNKPIDERCINTIRCLAMDAIQQANSGHPGAPMGLAPAGYVLWTKVMKHNPKNPQWFNRDRFVLSGGHASMLLYSLLHLTGYELSLKDIQQFRQLGSKTPGHPEYGHTPGVETTTGPLGQGFANAVGMAMAERHMAARFNRKGATIVDHFTYVMCGDGDLMEGLSYESASLAGHLGLGKLICLYDDNDISIEGHTDITFTENVAARFKACNWHVVPVKDGSSVDQILDALKAAQAETEKPSLIILKTHIAHGSPNKQDSADAHGAPLGKEEIVLTKRNLGFPEDVVCHITEDALKVFRKCMEKGEKAQGKWRAIVDRYAEKFPDLAAQWTAAITHRLPKGWDKNLSGFLPSDKPMATRSASGKVLNKLAEAIPAIIGGSADLAPSNNTFLACSGEFQKGTYDQRNIRFGVREHAMASIMAGMYLHGGLRPYGGTFLIFSDYMRPAIRVASLMKLPLIYVFTHDSVAVGEDGPTHQPVEQLASLRAMPGLTVIRPADATETVDAWKVAVTNTAGPVALALSRQNLPVLDAAITAGKLAKGAYVLEECSGRPDIILISTGAEVHVTLEAAKLLAQKNIAARVVSMPSWELFEKTDATYRESVLIPGVPCFAVEAGSPMGWERYTKDSHAILGIDRFGTSAPGGTVLKEYGFTPENIVKKVTAVLGK, encoded by the coding sequence ATGGCCACCAGAAAAACCGCGGGCAACAAGCCGATCGACGAACGATGCATCAACACCATTCGATGCCTTGCCATGGACGCCATTCAGCAGGCCAACTCCGGCCATCCCGGGGCGCCCATGGGTCTTGCGCCGGCGGGATATGTTCTGTGGACAAAGGTGATGAAGCACAATCCGAAAAATCCCCAGTGGTTCAACCGGGACCGGTTCGTTCTGTCCGGTGGCCATGCCTCCATGCTGCTCTACAGCCTGCTTCACCTGACCGGTTATGAGCTTTCCTTAAAAGACATTCAGCAGTTTCGCCAACTGGGCAGCAAAACCCCGGGCCATCCGGAGTACGGCCACACCCCCGGCGTGGAGACCACTACCGGTCCTTTGGGCCAGGGGTTTGCCAATGCCGTGGGCATGGCCATGGCCGAGCGTCACATGGCGGCCCGGTTTAACCGCAAGGGTGCGACCATTGTGGACCACTTTACCTACGTGATGTGCGGCGACGGGGACCTGATGGAGGGCCTCTCCTATGAATCGGCTTCCCTGGCCGGACACCTGGGCCTGGGCAAACTGATCTGCCTGTATGACGACAACGACATCTCCATTGAGGGCCACACCGATATCACCTTTACCGAAAACGTGGCGGCCCGGTTCAAGGCCTGCAACTGGCATGTGGTGCCGGTCAAAGACGGCAGCAGCGTGGACCAGATTCTCGACGCGCTGAAAGCGGCCCAGGCCGAGACTGAAAAGCCGTCGCTCATCATCCTTAAAACCCATATCGCCCACGGCAGCCCCAACAAGCAGGACAGTGCCGACGCCCATGGCGCGCCCCTGGGAAAAGAGGAAATTGTTCTGACAAAAAGAAACCTGGGGTTCCCCGAAGACGTGGTCTGCCACATCACAGAAGACGCTTTGAAGGTTTTCAGAAAATGCATGGAAAAAGGGGAAAAGGCCCAGGGAAAATGGCGGGCCATAGTAGACCGCTACGCAGAAAAGTTTCCCGACCTGGCCGCCCAGTGGACCGCGGCAATTACACACCGGCTGCCCAAAGGGTGGGACAAAAACCTTTCCGGTTTTTTACCGTCCGACAAGCCCATGGCCACCCGGTCCGCATCGGGAAAGGTCTTAAACAAGCTGGCCGAAGCCATTCCCGCGATCATCGGCGGGTCCGCGGACCTGGCCCCGTCCAACAACACCTTTCTGGCCTGTTCCGGCGAGTTTCAGAAAGGCACCTATGACCAGCGCAACATCCGGTTCGGGGTGCGGGAGCACGCCATGGCATCCATCATGGCCGGCATGTACCTGCACGGCGGCCTGCGGCCCTACGGCGGCACCTTTCTGATCTTTTCCGATTACATGCGGCCCGCCATACGGGTGGCCAGCCTGATGAAACTGCCCCTGATCTATGTGTTCACCCACGACAGCGTGGCCGTGGGCGAAGACGGCCCCACCCACCAGCCCGTGGAACAGCTGGCCTCGCTGCGGGCCATGCCCGGCCTTACCGTGATCCGGCCGGCCGACGCCACGGAAACCGTGGACGCCTGGAAGGTGGCCGTCACCAACACCGCCGGCCCGGTGGCCCTGGCCTTAAGCCGCCAGAACCTGCCGGTGCTTGATGCCGCCATAACAGCGGGCAAGCTGGCCAAAGGCGCCTATGTACTGGAAGAGTGTTCCGGCCGGCCCGACATCATCCTGATCAGTACCGGCGCCGAGGTGCATGTCACCCTGGAGGCCGCCAAACTGCTGGCGCAAAAAAATATTGCCGCAAGAGTGGTCAGTATGCCCAGCTGGGAGCTGTTTGAAAAAACCGACGCGACCTACCGGGAGTCCGTGCTGATCCCCGGGGTCCCCTGTTTTGCCGTTGAAGCAGGGTCCCCCATGGGATGGGAGCGGTACACAAAAGACAGCCATGCCATTCTGGGCATCGACCGGTTCGGCACATCGGCCCCGGGCGGCACCGTGCTGAAGGAGTACGGCTTTACCCCGGAAAACATCGTGAAAAAAGTAACGGCGGTACTCGGAAAATAG
- a CDS encoding radical SAM protein, protein MHYEGNMIRPPSEAYSILLQATVGCSHNKCTFCAAYKGERFKIKSDDIIMSDIEFAARHCRNQDRLFICDGDALIIPQKRLLAILKEIEQKLPWVNRVGVYANTKGIAMKTSEELAELRAHGLKIAYMGLESGDDETLKAVNKGADSQKMIDMGKKIRAAGVALSITVLLGLAGRERSEIHAQKTGEVLSAIDPEYVGALSLMLIPGTPLYDEYAAGRFPILTPEETLVELRTMITHTNLSNGLFHANHASNYLPIRAKLPEDKASTLRLINQALAGKIRLKPEHMRGL, encoded by the coding sequence ATGCACTACGAAGGCAACATGATCCGTCCGCCCAGCGAGGCCTACAGCATTCTGCTTCAGGCCACGGTGGGGTGCTCCCACAACAAGTGCACCTTCTGCGCGGCCTACAAGGGCGAACGATTCAAGATCAAGTCCGATGACATCATTATGTCGGACATCGAGTTTGCCGCCCGGCACTGCAGAAACCAGGACCGGCTTTTCATCTGCGACGGCGACGCCCTGATCATTCCGCAAAAACGGCTGCTGGCCATTTTAAAGGAGATCGAGCAAAAGCTGCCCTGGGTCAACCGGGTGGGGGTGTATGCCAACACCAAGGGCATTGCCATGAAAACCTCCGAAGAGTTGGCCGAGCTGCGGGCCCATGGCCTGAAGATCGCCTACATGGGCCTGGAGTCCGGTGATGACGAGACCTTAAAGGCCGTCAACAAGGGCGCGGATTCTCAGAAAATGATCGACATGGGAAAAAAGATCCGGGCCGCGGGTGTCGCCCTCTCCATCACCGTGCTGCTGGGCCTGGCCGGCCGGGAACGGTCCGAGATTCACGCGCAAAAAACCGGCGAAGTGCTCTCCGCCATTGACCCTGAGTATGTGGGGGCTTTAAGCCTGATGCTGATTCCGGGAACCCCGCTTTACGATGAATACGCGGCCGGCCGGTTCCCGATTTTGACGCCGGAAGAGACCCTGGTCGAACTGCGCACCATGATCACCCACACCAACCTGTCAAACGGCCTGTTTCACGCAAACCACGCGTCCAACTATCTTCCCATCAGGGCCAAACTGCCGGAAGACAAGGCAAGCACCCTGCGGCTGATCAATCAGGCCCTGGCCGGTAAAATCAGGCTCAAACCCGAACACATGCGGGGTTTATAG
- a CDS encoding MFS transporter, with product MNSPLPDNPPSPPARMRFLGVLPTGIWVLGLGSMFMDISSEMIHSLLPVFMVSVLGASMVTVGVIEGIAEATAAITKVFSGVLSDYLGRRKRLLVAGYALAALTKPVFPLANAIGWVLAGRFVDRIGKGIRGAPRDAMVADITPPQLRGAAYGLRQALDSLGAFLGPLLAVVLMLWLAGNIRAVMWVAVVPAFITVGLLVFYLREPERASIASPVSPLAGAQRLPGRFWMVVLLGGVFTLARFSEAFLVLRAQDVGLALAYVPVVMMIMNVFYAGFAYPLGAAADRVNRRTLLLAGLGLLIGADLVLAVAASPLTVFIGAGLWGLHMACTQGLLSKLVADTVPADLRGTAFGIFNLISGGALLLASIIAGALWSAFGPGATFTAGAAFALLAACGLIAYGVKPQAAK from the coding sequence ATGAACAGCCCGCTTCCCGACAACCCGCCTTCCCCTCCCGCCCGGATGCGCTTTCTTGGCGTGCTGCCCACAGGTATCTGGGTGCTGGGTCTGGGGTCGATGTTCATGGATATCTCTTCGGAGATGATTCACAGCCTGCTGCCCGTGTTCATGGTCTCGGTGCTGGGCGCTTCCATGGTCACGGTGGGCGTCATTGAGGGGATTGCCGAGGCCACCGCCGCCATCACCAAGGTTTTTTCCGGCGTACTCAGCGACTACCTGGGCAGGCGAAAACGCCTGCTGGTTGCCGGCTATGCGCTGGCGGCGTTGACCAAACCTGTATTCCCCCTGGCCAACGCCATCGGCTGGGTGCTGGCCGGCCGGTTCGTGGATCGCATAGGAAAGGGCATTCGCGGCGCACCGCGCGATGCCATGGTGGCCGATATCACGCCGCCCCAGCTACGGGGCGCGGCCTACGGGCTGCGCCAGGCCCTGGACTCGCTGGGCGCTTTTCTCGGTCCTTTGCTGGCCGTGGTGCTGATGCTCTGGCTGGCCGGCAACATCCGGGCCGTGATGTGGGTTGCCGTTGTGCCCGCCTTTATCACGGTGGGGCTGCTGGTGTTTTACCTGCGCGAACCCGAACGCGCATCCATCGCCAGCCCGGTATCGCCCCTGGCCGGGGCCCAGCGGCTGCCGGGGCGATTCTGGATGGTGGTGCTGCTGGGCGGGGTGTTCACACTGGCGCGTTTCAGCGAGGCGTTTCTGGTGCTGCGCGCCCAGGACGTGGGGCTGGCCCTTGCCTACGTGCCGGTGGTGATGATGATCATGAATGTCTTTTACGCGGGATTTGCCTATCCACTGGGTGCGGCCGCTGATCGCGTCAACCGGCGTACACTGCTGCTGGCCGGGCTGGGCCTGCTGATAGGGGCCGACCTGGTGCTGGCAGTTGCCGCCTCTCCGCTGACGGTTTTTATCGGTGCCGGCCTCTGGGGACTGCACATGGCATGCACCCAGGGACTGCTGTCCAAGCTTGTCGCCGACACGGTTCCCGCGGATCTGCGCGGCACGGCCTTCGGCATCTTCAACCTGATAAGCGGCGGGGCCCTGCTGCTGGCCAGCATTATTGCCGGCGCTTTGTGGAGCGCCTTCGGCCCGGGAGCCACCTTTACCGCCGGCGCCGCCTTTGCCTTGCTTGCCGCCTGCGGCCTGATTGCCTACGGCGTAAAGCCTCAGGCCGCAAAATGA